The Planococcus liqunii genome includes a region encoding these proteins:
- a CDS encoding SLC13 family permease: MMEGLEKQLQKNRLFLSRDRLFSKPTVLMGLHVLFLAAILLADGLDYPAKISLFAFLSAMVLWIATKIPAGFVAVSLIAFVILMNAAEPELLYESLSEEVVWLMIGSFIIGQAVKESGLAERLTLFLLRKSKEKGQALAGVSAVLFATVFFIPSTSGRAALAMPIISQLSQKYTEKEQRVLVLLAPVVILMSTSATLIGAGSHLIGIGLLESTAQQSISFIQWFVWGLPFAAVATLLSFLVANWLFWPKHGEKRLEIEQAAGPSLVKKQLKPIEKKTLILLCALIVLWMTESLHGYDIAFVAMIGAILVMAPNCGVITWKQGMKSVSWNLIVFVAAAAALGKILVDTGVVEWLEGGMANFLQSFTDAPEWQIVFVILFVSVTSHLYITSHTTRAIVFIPAFLLFSEAIGANPSAVVFLSLIGMNYCVTFPVSSKALLLFYEDEDEGVSYDAGSLVKLSAVLMPLYIALMMLFYFTYWQWTGLQL; the protein is encoded by the coding sequence ATGATGGAAGGATTGGAAAAACAACTCCAAAAGAACCGGCTGTTCCTTTCCAGAGATCGGTTGTTTTCAAAACCGACTGTCCTCATGGGCTTGCATGTGCTTTTTCTGGCAGCCATCTTGTTGGCCGATGGTTTGGACTACCCGGCCAAAATTTCGTTATTCGCGTTTTTGTCGGCGATGGTTTTATGGATAGCTACGAAAATCCCCGCCGGATTCGTCGCCGTTTCCCTTATTGCCTTCGTCATCCTGATGAATGCAGCAGAACCGGAACTTTTGTACGAATCGCTTTCCGAGGAAGTAGTGTGGCTTATGATCGGGTCGTTCATCATCGGCCAGGCCGTCAAAGAATCGGGACTTGCGGAACGCTTAACGCTCTTTCTGCTCCGTAAATCGAAGGAAAAAGGACAAGCGCTAGCAGGAGTCAGCGCCGTTTTGTTCGCCACCGTCTTTTTCATTCCGTCCACTTCCGGCCGGGCTGCACTCGCCATGCCGATCATCAGCCAATTAAGCCAAAAATATACGGAAAAAGAACAGCGGGTGCTGGTTCTGTTGGCGCCCGTCGTCATCCTGATGAGCACATCCGCTACCTTGATCGGGGCAGGTTCCCACTTAATCGGCATCGGACTTCTTGAAAGCACCGCCCAGCAATCCATTTCGTTCATCCAGTGGTTCGTTTGGGGACTGCCGTTTGCCGCCGTGGCGACGCTTCTTTCCTTCCTGGTTGCAAACTGGCTGTTTTGGCCGAAACACGGAGAAAAGCGATTGGAAATTGAACAAGCTGCTGGCCCCTCCCTTGTGAAAAAGCAGCTGAAACCGATTGAGAAAAAGACGCTGATCCTGCTGTGTGCATTGATCGTCTTGTGGATGACCGAAAGCCTGCATGGCTATGACATCGCATTTGTGGCGATGATCGGCGCCATCCTGGTCATGGCGCCAAACTGCGGCGTCATCACCTGGAAACAAGGCATGAAATCCGTTTCTTGGAATTTGATTGTGTTTGTGGCCGCTGCTGCAGCACTCGGGAAAATTTTGGTGGATACCGGCGTTGTGGAATGGCTGGAAGGAGGCATGGCAAACTTTCTGCAGTCGTTTACGGATGCACCGGAATGGCAAATCGTTTTCGTCATTCTGTTTGTATCGGTGACCAGCCATTTGTACATCACTTCCCATACGACCCGGGCCATTGTCTTTATCCCGGCGTTCTTGCTGTTCAGCGAAGCCATTGGCGCCAACCCTTCCGCCGTGGTGTTCTTGAGTTTAATCGGCATGAACTATTGCGTGACGTTTCCGGTCAGCTCCAAAGCCTTGCTGCTGTTTTACGAAGACGAAGACGAAGGCGTTTCGTACGATGCCGGCAGCCTGGTCAAACTGAGTGCCGTCTTGATGCCGCTCTATATCGCCCTGATGATGCTGTTTTATTTCACATATTGGCAGTGGACCGGATTGCAGCTGTAA
- the ahpC gene encoding alkyl hydroperoxide reductase subunit C, which translates to MSLIGKEIQPFAASAYNAGSGEFIEVSEQNMKGQWSVVCFYPADFTFVCPTELEDLQKQYATLKNLGVEVYSVSTDTHFTHKAWHDHSDAISTLEYIMIGDPSQRISRSFDVLDEEAGLAQRGTFIVDPDGIVQAAEINADGIGRDASTLVGKIKAAQYVRNNPGEVCPAKWEEGSATLKPSLDLVGKI; encoded by the coding sequence ATGTCTTTGATCGGAAAAGAAATTCAACCATTCGCAGCTTCAGCTTACAACGCCGGAAGCGGTGAATTTATCGAGGTATCGGAACAAAACATGAAAGGCCAATGGAGTGTGGTTTGCTTCTACCCTGCAGACTTTACATTTGTTTGCCCTACGGAACTTGAAGATCTTCAAAAACAATACGCTACCCTTAAAAATCTGGGCGTGGAAGTGTATTCCGTTTCAACAGATACTCACTTCACGCATAAAGCATGGCACGATCATTCAGATGCAATCAGCACACTTGAATACATCATGATCGGCGACCCGTCTCAACGCATTTCCCGCAGCTTTGATGTCTTGGACGAAGAAGCGGGCCTTGCACAGCGCGGTACATTCATCGTTGACCCGGACGGCATTGTTCAAGCTGCAGAAATCAATGCAGACGGCATTGGCCGTGATGCAAGCACGCTTGTCGGCAAAATCAAAGCGGCTCAATATGTCCGCAACAACCCAGGTGAAGTTTGCCCGGCTAAATGGGAAGAAGGCAGTGCGACACTTAAGCCGAGCCTTGACCTTGTAGGGAAAATATAA
- the ahpF gene encoding alkyl hydroperoxide reductase subunit F, translated as MILDADIKAQLAQYLELLEGDVLLKVSAGSDDVSRDMLALVNELSAMSARIKVEHAQLERTPSFSVSRIGEDTGITFAGIPLGHEFTSLVLALLQVSGRAPKADAKVIDQIKSIQGNYHFDSYISLSCQNCPEVVQSLNLMSVLNPNISHTMIDGGAFKEEVESKDIMAVPTVFLNGEPFSSGRMSLEELLAKLGSAPDASEFADKDPYDVLVVGGGPAGASAAIYAARKGIRTGIVAERFGGQVLDTMSIENFISVRQTDGPKFAASLEEHVKEYNIDVMNLQRAKRLEKKEFIELELENGAVVKGKTVILSTGARWRNIGVPGEAEFKNKGVAYCPHCDGPLFAGKDVAVVGGGNSGVEAAIDLANIVNHVTVLEYNAELKADSVLQDRLKSLPNVTILTNARTQEITGTDKVNGISYIDLQTGEEKHVKLSGVFVQIGLVPNTDWLGDTVDRNKFGEIIIDQRGSTNIPGVFAAGDCTNSPYKQIIISMGSGATASLSAFDHLIRSEVPVLA; from the coding sequence ATGATATTAGATGCAGATATAAAAGCACAATTAGCTCAATACCTAGAATTGTTGGAAGGCGATGTGCTGCTGAAAGTCAGCGCAGGATCGGACGACGTTTCCCGCGACATGTTGGCTTTGGTAAATGAACTATCCGCAATGTCTGCCCGCATCAAAGTGGAACATGCACAGCTTGAAAGAACGCCGAGCTTCAGTGTCAGCCGCATCGGCGAAGACACCGGCATCACGTTTGCCGGCATCCCTCTTGGCCATGAATTTACTTCACTGGTCCTTGCCTTGCTGCAAGTAAGCGGGCGGGCTCCGAAAGCCGACGCGAAAGTCATCGACCAAATCAAAAGCATCCAAGGCAACTACCATTTCGACTCTTACATCAGCTTAAGCTGCCAAAACTGTCCGGAAGTGGTCCAGAGCCTAAACTTGATGAGTGTGCTCAACCCGAATATCTCGCATACGATGATTGACGGCGGAGCATTCAAAGAAGAGGTTGAAAGCAAAGACATCATGGCGGTCCCGACGGTCTTCCTGAACGGCGAACCGTTCTCCAGCGGACGCATGTCGCTTGAAGAATTGCTTGCTAAACTCGGCAGTGCACCGGATGCATCCGAGTTTGCAGACAAAGACCCGTATGATGTTCTTGTTGTCGGCGGCGGGCCGGCGGGTGCAAGTGCGGCCATCTATGCTGCGCGCAAAGGCATCCGGACAGGCATCGTTGCGGAACGCTTTGGCGGACAGGTTCTGGATACGATGAGCATCGAAAACTTCATCAGCGTCAGACAGACAGATGGGCCGAAGTTCGCTGCGAGCCTTGAAGAGCATGTGAAAGAGTACAACATTGATGTGATGAACCTGCAGCGCGCCAAGCGTTTGGAAAAGAAAGAGTTCATCGAACTTGAACTTGAAAACGGCGCTGTCGTGAAAGGCAAAACCGTCATTCTTTCCACAGGCGCGCGCTGGCGCAATATTGGCGTGCCGGGCGAGGCTGAATTCAAGAACAAAGGCGTGGCTTACTGCCCGCACTGTGACGGCCCCTTGTTTGCCGGCAAAGATGTAGCAGTGGTCGGCGGCGGCAACTCCGGCGTCGAGGCAGCCATCGACCTGGCAAACATCGTGAACCACGTAACCGTTTTGGAATATAATGCAGAGCTAAAAGCGGATTCTGTGCTGCAGGACCGCCTGAAGAGCTTGCCGAACGTTACAATTCTCACAAACGCCCGTACACAGGAAATTACCGGCACGGACAAAGTGAACGGCATCTCCTATATTGACCTTCAAACAGGAGAAGAAAAGCATGTCAAACTGTCCGGCGTCTTTGTCCAGATCGGCCTTGTTCCAAATACCGACTGGCTAGGCGACACAGTTGACCGCAATAAGTTCGGTGAAATTATCATCGATCAGCGCGGCTCAACGAACATCCCGGGCGTCTTTGCTGCAGGCGACTGCACAAACAGCCCGTACAAACAGATCATCATTTCGATGGGATCCGGCGCGACAGCTTCATTGAGTGCGTTCGACCACCTCATCAGAAGCGAAGTTCCGGTTTTGGCATAA
- a CDS encoding EamA family transporter produces MKFNKGVLYILIGASFFGFTPIFAKIGFSHGYSLGQINIVQMIISFILLWSLTLIKRASFKGLHRKNILQVMVTGCFIGLTSIFYYGSMQYLPASLAIILMFQFVWIGIILEWIFSKIKPSKLTVLSILLILVGVFFASNFVNGDINGLPLRGFVFGILSAFTYAGFIFCSGKVAVNVDPWTRSSLMVTGSTILVLVVFMGDMPAVLPLEKDLVTTAVGVSLFGAVLPPLFFAAGAPLVSGGMANILTSIELPIAILSASLILSEAVSPFQWFGIVIILAAIALNELSPNLFRIKKFF; encoded by the coding sequence ATGAAATTCAATAAAGGTGTTTTATATATATTAATAGGTGCGTCTTTTTTTGGTTTTACTCCGATATTTGCCAAAATCGGATTCAGCCATGGGTATTCACTTGGCCAGATCAATATCGTCCAAATGATCATTTCTTTCATTTTGCTATGGTCTTTGACGCTCATTAAACGCGCCAGTTTTAAAGGGCTCCATAGGAAAAATATTCTCCAAGTCATGGTGACCGGTTGTTTTATCGGTTTAACCAGTATTTTTTATTACGGCTCGATGCAGTATTTGCCTGCTTCATTGGCCATTATTTTGATGTTCCAATTCGTTTGGATCGGAATCATTTTAGAATGGATTTTCAGTAAAATAAAACCTTCCAAGCTGACGGTATTGTCCATTCTTTTAATCTTGGTCGGGGTCTTTTTTGCTTCGAATTTTGTAAATGGCGATATAAATGGATTGCCGCTGAGAGGTTTCGTTTTTGGCATTCTGTCTGCCTTCACCTATGCCGGATTCATCTTCTGCAGCGGCAAGGTGGCTGTGAATGTAGATCCGTGGACGCGCAGCTCTTTGATGGTGACAGGCTCAACCATTTTAGTGCTTGTTGTATTCATGGGGGATATGCCCGCTGTGCTGCCCTTGGAGAAAGATTTGGTAACCACAGCAGTTGGCGTTTCGCTGTTCGGGGCCGTCTTGCCGCCATTGTTTTTTGCAGCTGGCGCCCCTTTGGTTTCAGGCGGAATGGCCAATATCCTAACGTCCATCGAATTGCCGATCGCCATCCTGTCAGCGAGCCTTATTCTGTCGGAAGCCGTATCGCCGTTCCAATGGTTCGGCATTGTGATTATATTAGCCGCTATTGCCTTAAACGAACTCAGTCCCAACCTTTTCCGCATCAAAAAGTTCTTTTAA
- the mmuM gene encoding homocysteine S-methyltransferase, with amino-acid sequence MNPIERILTDFPVLILDGAMATELENYGCNLNDRLWSAKIVMENPEMIKKVHLDYFEAGADCAITASYQATIQGFRERGLTEKDAVGLIRKSVQIAVEARDEFWAGVEDKTNRPKPLVAASVGPYGAFLSDGSEYRGNYSLTEEELVTFHRDRIKVLVEAGADILACETLPCLIEAKAIVKVLKEFPDVYAWFSFSAKDGRHISDGEKMSNCAEWLDKEEQAAAIGINCSAPDFIESLIQEGKSRTSKPIIVYPNSGEAYDAVSKTWEKEPLANHFASSTKSWYNAGARLIGGCCRTTPDDISAIAAWGRKRSQQ; translated from the coding sequence ATGAACCCGATTGAACGAATTTTAACTGATTTTCCGGTCCTCATTCTCGACGGCGCCATGGCGACAGAGCTGGAAAATTACGGCTGTAATTTGAATGACCGGTTGTGGTCGGCGAAAATTGTCATGGAAAATCCGGAAATGATCAAAAAAGTCCATCTGGATTATTTTGAGGCGGGTGCAGACTGTGCCATCACGGCAAGCTATCAGGCGACAATCCAAGGTTTCCGGGAAAGAGGGTTGACGGAGAAAGACGCGGTCGGCCTGATCCGAAAGTCGGTCCAAATTGCCGTCGAGGCCCGCGATGAATTCTGGGCAGGCGTTGAAGACAAAACCAACCGGCCGAAACCGTTAGTGGCAGCTTCTGTCGGTCCCTACGGCGCTTTTCTTTCGGACGGTTCCGAGTACCGCGGCAATTATTCATTGACCGAAGAGGAACTCGTGACTTTCCATAGAGACCGGATCAAAGTGCTGGTGGAAGCAGGGGCCGATATTTTAGCATGTGAAACCCTTCCGTGCCTGATAGAAGCTAAAGCCATTGTAAAAGTGCTGAAGGAATTCCCGGACGTTTATGCCTGGTTCAGTTTTAGCGCCAAAGATGGCCGCCATATAAGCGACGGAGAAAAAATGTCCAATTGCGCGGAATGGCTGGATAAAGAAGAGCAGGCAGCTGCAATCGGCATTAATTGTTCAGCACCTGATTTTATCGAATCGCTGATCCAAGAGGGAAAAAGCCGAACATCTAAACCGATAATTGTTTATCCAAATTCCGGTGAAGCGTATGACGCCGTAAGCAAGACTTGGGAGAAAGAGCCCTTAGCAAATCATTTTGCTTCAAGTACAAAAAGCTGGTACAACGCTGGAGCCCGTCTGATTGGAGGCTGCTGCAGAACAACCCCTGATGACATTTCAGCCATTGCTGCATGGGGCCGTAAAAGGAGCCAGCAATAG